The following proteins come from a genomic window of Bacillus alveayuensis:
- a CDS encoding hypothetical protein (product_source=Hypo-rule applied; cath_funfam=3.30.457.10; cleavage_site_network=SignalP-noTM; pfam=PF07833; superfamily=55383; transmembrane_helix_parts=Inside_1_4,TMhelix_5_27,Outside_28_227) has protein sequence MRKIFSILSFIFFISATAGFHAAFVQADDDEKEYEGRIEEYEHENDDDDEHNDEERYEDEYAKEFKEERNANDNYYKQNSGTYENRIVLKQEYWYKWSRSPEAPDKFAATPISSEKTVPIQFKEKDLLYTNVVPMEGQLFVPLEETAQHLGASVIVYSTSKIAEIKLNDKLLIVKNGSRAAYENMKKTPMPLPIFEKNQKLYIPISVLANSLGFQVTWTKQQQILVY, from the coding sequence ATGAGAAAAATTTTTTCCATTCTAAGTTTCATTTTCTTTATTTCAGCAACAGCCGGATTTCATGCTGCATTCGTTCAAGCTGACGATGATGAGAAGGAATACGAAGGAAGAATAGAGGAATATGAGCATGAAAACGACGACGATGATGAGCACAATGATGAAGAACGATATGAAGATGAATATGCCAAAGAATTCAAGGAAGAAAGAAATGCAAACGATAACTATTATAAGCAAAATTCCGGCACTTATGAAAACCGAATCGTATTAAAGCAAGAATATTGGTACAAGTGGTCGCGCTCTCCTGAAGCACCTGATAAATTTGCAGCAACACCAATCTCTTCAGAAAAAACCGTGCCAATTCAATTTAAAGAAAAAGACTTGCTGTATACGAACGTCGTTCCTATGGAAGGGCAGCTATTTGTACCGCTTGAGGAAACGGCACAACACTTAGGTGCTTCAGTTATTGTATATTCAACATCAAAAATAGCTGAAATCAAACTCAATGACAAACTTTTGATTGTAAAAAACGGTTCAAGGGCAGCTTACGAAAATATGAAAAAGACACCAATGCCTCTGCCTATTTTTGAAAAAAATCAAAAACTTTATATTCCAATCAGCGTTTTAGCGAACAGTTTAGGATTTCAAGTTACATGGACAAAGCAACAGCAAATACTCGTTTATTAG
- a CDS encoding hypothetical protein (product_source=Hypo-rule applied; pfam=PF14120), with product MKAYTLTVFEKNGEKLLDETFEAAREEEAKKIGEQKLREKNCHEKTYRCTSSSGKLILFHR from the coding sequence ATGAAAGCATATACGTTAACGGTATTTGAGAAAAACGGCGAAAAGTTGTTAGACGAAACTTTTGAAGCAGCGAGGGAAGAGGAAGCAAAAAAAATCGGCGAACAGAAGCTAAGAGAAAAAAACTGCCACGAAAAAACATACCGCTGTACATCTTCAAGCGGCAAATTGATTCTTTTCCATCGTTAA
- a CDS encoding hypothetical protein (product_source=Hypo-rule applied; cath_funfam=3.55.50.10; superfamily=47857): protein MKKPLNSIERVYSDPKVTFSELIKSIINNKIDEIVNNAKKVNTATSQFNKEGLNVK, encoded by the coding sequence ATGAAGAAACCATTAAATTCTATAGAACGCGTTTACAGTGACCCTAAAGTAACCTTTTCTGAACTTATTAAATCCATTATTAATAATAAAATTGACGAAATTGTCAATAATGCTAAAAAGGTGAACACTGCTACATCTCAATTTAACAAGGAAGGATTGAATGTGAAATGA
- a CDS encoding DNA invertase Pin-like site-specific DNA recombinase (product_source=COG1961; cath_funfam=3.40.50.1390,4.10.240.10; cog=COG1961; pfam=PF00239,PF07508,PF13408,PF14287; smart=SM00857,SM01408; superfamily=158622,53041,57889), which produces MRCGVYVRVSSDKLEQQASLQYQKELFYNYIADKGWDLYEVYIDVESGTTAKRKNLQRLIDDAMNKKIDVILAKELSRLARNGELSYQIKNLCENHGVHIITLDGAINTLQGNTHMFGLYAWMYEQEAQRTSERVKETLKTRAKKGLFKGSTPPYGYTIKDGKLHIRDDETPNIVRRIFNEYLAGDGRDIKARRLYNEGIPTPAEVAGKKNAGDKWNDSTIKLILTNPHYTGDLVQGRTTTVSVTSNKRKKASDEKLIIIPNAHEPIIPRDVFEAVQHQMKLRSKTIPAPKRHLFTNIAYCADCGKGMWYRSNRKGYVCGGYARFDKKACSSHVIKEEVLKQTIIHDIQSLMRQIDKEYYLKQLEEKAKQSQLSVQKKLDKINKKIDALKARKRKYIELLADEKITQEDYQDMIEANSKEINELVISKKELESLLSSHKVVENIQKLKQELAQFLNFDELTPEILHRLIDRIEIKADGTPKIFYRFSAPKIE; this is translated from the coding sequence ATGAGATGTGGCGTTTATGTACGAGTTTCTTCTGATAAGTTAGAGCAACAAGCTTCTTTACAGTATCAAAAAGAATTATTTTATAACTATATCGCAGATAAAGGCTGGGATTTGTATGAAGTTTACATCGATGTTGAATCAGGAACTACAGCAAAGCGCAAAAATTTGCAGCGATTAATTGACGATGCAATGAACAAAAAAATCGATGTTATTTTAGCCAAAGAGCTTTCGCGTTTAGCGAGAAACGGAGAACTATCTTATCAAATCAAAAATCTTTGTGAAAATCACGGGGTTCACATCATTACGCTAGATGGAGCTATTAACACCTTACAAGGAAACACACACATGTTTGGACTTTATGCTTGGATGTATGAACAAGAAGCTCAACGTACAAGCGAACGAGTAAAAGAAACTCTCAAGACCCGTGCTAAAAAAGGGCTTTTTAAAGGAAGTACGCCCCCTTACGGATATACAATCAAAGATGGAAAATTGCACATTCGAGATGATGAAACCCCAAACATTGTTCGCAGAATTTTCAATGAATATCTGGCAGGCGATGGTCGAGATATAAAAGCAAGAAGACTCTATAACGAAGGGATACCAACACCAGCTGAAGTGGCTGGAAAGAAGAATGCAGGTGACAAGTGGAATGATTCTACTATCAAACTCATTTTAACGAATCCACACTATACCGGCGATTTGGTCCAAGGACGTACAACGACTGTGAGTGTTACAAGCAACAAACGGAAAAAGGCGTCTGATGAGAAGCTAATTATTATTCCAAACGCTCATGAGCCGATTATTCCAAGAGACGTATTTGAAGCTGTACAACATCAGATGAAATTACGTTCAAAAACCATTCCTGCTCCAAAACGGCACCTATTTACGAATATCGCCTATTGCGCTGATTGCGGCAAAGGCATGTGGTATCGCTCAAATCGTAAAGGTTATGTGTGCGGTGGATATGCCAGATTCGACAAAAAAGCCTGCAGCAGCCATGTCATCAAAGAGGAAGTGCTTAAACAAACCATCATTCATGACATCCAGTCTCTCATGCGGCAAATTGATAAGGAATATTATTTAAAACAACTCGAAGAAAAAGCAAAACAATCTCAACTTTCCGTCCAAAAGAAACTGGATAAAATAAACAAGAAAATTGACGCCTTAAAAGCACGGAAACGAAAATATATCGAGCTGCTCGCCGATGAAAAAATCACCCAAGAGGATTATCAAGATATGATTGAGGCAAATAGCAAAGAAATCAATGAGCTTGTTATTTCAAAAAAAGAACTTGAATCTTTGTTATCAAGCCATAAAGTTGTCGAGAACATCCAAAAGTTGAAACAGGAATTAGCCCAATTTTTAAACTTTGATGAATTAACACCGGAAATTTTGCATCGTTTAATTGATCGTATTGAAATTAAAGCGGATGGAACTCCAAAAATCTTTTATCGATTCTCCGCTCCGAAAATTGAATAA
- a CDS encoding 23S rRNA (uracil1939-C5)-methyltransferase (product_source=KO:K03215; cath_funfam=2.40.50.140,3.10.20.90,3.40.50.150; cog=COG2265; ko=KO:K03215; pfam=PF01938,PF05958; superfamily=50249,53335; tigrfam=TIGR00479) translates to MTKVVPPVEKNEYYDAVFEDLTHDGAGVAKIEGFPVFVPNALPGESGKIKIVKVKKGYGYGRLIELYEQSPERRAAPCPVYKQCGGCQLQHLSYKGQLDHKQKHVKEVLARIGKVNLDKVIVHPTIGMKNPWNYRNKAQVPVGEREGGLIAGFYQKRTHDIIDMERCLIQQSENDEVVQAVKNICSRIGIQAYDELTHQGWLRHIMVRYGYQTKEMMLVFITRTKDFPNKKSMIAEITAKFPNIKSIVQNINPKRTNVILGDETRILWGSEYIYDYIGNIKFAISAKSFYQVNPEQTKVLYEKALEYANLSGNETVIDAYCGIGTISLFLAQKAKKVYGVEIVPEAIEDAKRNARLNNIENVEFAVGEAESIIPKWYEQGIRADVIVVDPPRKGCDESLLQTILDMKPKKVVYVSCNPATLARDIAILEQGGYEMKEVQPVDMFPHTMHVECVSQIVLRKN, encoded by the coding sequence ATGACGAAGGTTGTACCACCGGTTGAGAAAAATGAATATTACGATGCAGTTTTTGAAGACTTAACACACGATGGTGCTGGCGTAGCGAAAATAGAGGGATTTCCGGTATTTGTTCCGAATGCACTGCCAGGTGAATCAGGGAAAATAAAAATCGTTAAAGTAAAAAAAGGTTACGGATACGGTCGACTAATAGAGCTATACGAACAAAGTCCAGAGCGGAGGGCAGCACCTTGCCCGGTTTACAAACAATGCGGCGGCTGTCAGCTTCAGCATTTAAGCTACAAAGGTCAGCTTGATCATAAACAAAAGCATGTAAAAGAAGTACTAGCCCGAATTGGGAAAGTCAATTTGGACAAAGTGATAGTTCATCCAACGATAGGGATGAAAAATCCATGGAATTACCGCAATAAAGCTCAAGTACCAGTTGGAGAAAGAGAAGGCGGATTGATTGCTGGATTTTATCAAAAGAGAACACATGACATCATTGATATGGAACGTTGTTTAATCCAGCAGTCTGAAAACGATGAAGTCGTTCAAGCTGTCAAAAATATTTGCAGCCGCATTGGCATTCAAGCTTATGATGAATTGACCCATCAAGGCTGGCTGCGCCATATTATGGTTCGCTATGGGTATCAAACAAAAGAAATGATGTTAGTATTCATTACCCGTACAAAGGACTTCCCAAACAAAAAATCAATGATAGCTGAAATAACAGCAAAGTTTCCAAATATTAAATCTATCGTGCAAAACATTAATCCAAAGCGGACAAATGTTATTTTAGGTGATGAAACAAGAATTCTTTGGGGATCTGAATACATTTATGACTACATTGGTAACATTAAATTTGCCATTTCGGCTAAATCGTTTTATCAAGTGAACCCTGAACAGACGAAAGTCCTTTATGAAAAGGCTCTAGAATATGCAAATTTATCAGGAAACGAAACGGTTATAGATGCTTATTGTGGAATAGGCACTATTTCTCTTTTCCTCGCACAAAAAGCGAAAAAGGTATACGGTGTTGAAATCGTCCCAGAAGCCATCGAAGACGCGAAGCGCAACGCACGTTTAAACAATATTGAAAACGTCGAATTTGCCGTGGGTGAAGCAGAGTCCATTATTCCAAAATGGTACGAACAAGGAATCAGAGCAGACGTCATAGTCGTTGATCCACCACGCAAAGGCTGTGACGAATCACTGCTGCAAACCATTTTAGACATGAAACCGAAAAAAGTCGTTTACGTTTCCTGTAATCCTGCAACACTAGCAAGAGACATTGCGATCTTGGAACAAGGTGGATACGAAATGAAAGAAGTACAACCTGTTGATATGTTTCCGCATACGATGCATGTGGAGTGCGTCTCGCAGATCGTTTTGAGAAAAAATTAA
- a CDS encoding hypothetical protein (product_source=Hypo-rule applied; pfam=PF13076), with protein MEQSFKDSLIEKIITKGVYKTEDGKQLYELNVIDLLKMANQLESDHNREQLF; from the coding sequence ATGGAACAGAGCTTTAAAGATTCACTCATTGAAAAAATAATTACAAAAGGAGTGTATAAAACTGAAGATGGAAAACAGCTTTATGAGTTAAACGTCATTGATTTATTAAAAATGGCAAATCAATTGGAAAGCGATCACAATAGAGAGCAGCTTTTTTAG
- a CDS encoding diacylglycerol kinase (ATP) (product_source=KO:K07029; cath_funfam=3.40.50.10330; cog=COG1597; ko=KO:K07029; pfam=PF00781; smart=SM00046; superfamily=111331; tigrfam=TIGR00147): MKRARIIYNPTSGREIFKKYLPEVLQKFEQAGYETSCHATTGEGDAVEAAKIASQRGYDLIVAAGGDGTVNEVVNGLAPMENRPTLAVIPVGTTNDFARAIGIPRDHILHAVDAILNGVKRKIDIGKVNDHYFINIAGGGRLTELTYEVPSKLKTVLGQLAYYLKGIEILPSIRPTEVEIEYDGKLFQGEIMLFLVSLTNSVGGFEKLAPDSKLNDGMFDLIILKKANIAEFIRVASLALRGDHIRDEHVIYTKANRVKVKTNEKMQLNLDGEYGGLLPGEFENLYQHIEIVMSKEKAEQCAPL, encoded by the coding sequence ATGAAAAGAGCGAGAATTATATATAATCCAACGTCTGGTCGTGAGATTTTTAAAAAATATTTGCCAGAGGTTTTACAAAAATTTGAACAGGCAGGCTATGAAACATCTTGTCATGCCACAACAGGTGAAGGTGATGCCGTTGAAGCAGCAAAGATTGCGTCACAACGTGGATATGACTTAATTGTGGCTGCTGGAGGGGACGGTACGGTAAATGAGGTGGTGAATGGTCTTGCCCCGATGGAAAATCGACCTACTCTTGCTGTCATTCCAGTTGGTACGACGAATGATTTTGCCCGTGCGATTGGAATTCCTCGTGATCATATTTTGCATGCAGTTGATGCGATTTTGAACGGGGTAAAAAGAAAAATTGATATCGGGAAAGTGAATGACCATTATTTTATTAACATTGCAGGCGGCGGCCGTTTAACAGAGCTTACATATGAAGTTCCAAGCAAATTAAAGACTGTACTAGGTCAGTTAGCCTACTATTTAAAAGGGATTGAAATACTTCCATCTATTCGACCGACAGAAGTTGAGATTGAATATGATGGCAAACTGTTTCAAGGGGAAATTATGTTATTTTTAGTATCGCTTACGAACTCTGTTGGTGGTTTTGAAAAGCTTGCTCCGGATTCAAAGCTGAATGACGGTATGTTTGATTTAATTATTTTAAAGAAAGCAAACATTGCCGAATTTATCCGTGTGGCAAGTTTAGCTTTACGCGGAGACCATATTCGCGATGAACATGTTATTTACACAAAAGCTAACCGTGTCAAAGTGAAAACAAATGAAAAAATGCAGCTTAACTTGGATGGAGAATACGGTGGGCTCCTTCCAGGGGAATTTGAAAACTTATACCAACACATCGAAATCGTTATGTCAAAAGAAAAAGCCGAACAATGCGCCCCTTTATAA
- a CDS encoding putative two-component system response regulator (product_source=KO:K07814; cath_funfam=1.10.3210.10,3.30.450.20; cog=COG2206; ko=KO:K07814; pfam=PF13426,PF13487; smart=SM00471; superfamily=109604,55785; tigrfam=TIGR00229) encodes MASLHPKLEGYLLLADAVIITDRNYRIIAVNKAFENITGYTKQYACGKNPRFLRSNLTKSTVYAELKKELQQGNPWSGVFINKKKSGQLWHSSITITPIKIKDSTYYVGIFRELETLKEGSYISREQATEMKREILKVLAISCEIRDPGIEGHLMRVQKFTEELVYFHNERCQLNLQKGYMNNIINASILHDIGKAGIPEGILYKPGPLTHYEQMIIETHPLIGVDMLDKISKDIELDLLQKSFAIARNVILYHHEKWDGTGYPYKLKGNDIPFEARIISIVDVFDALISRRSYKEAWPMEKALDFLKENSGKHFDPELVESFIMMKESKNKQNEQDDYPMSQERAL; translated from the coding sequence TTGGCTTCTTTACATCCAAAATTAGAAGGGTATTTACTTTTAGCGGATGCTGTTATTATTACCGATCGAAATTATCGTATTATAGCGGTTAATAAAGCTTTTGAGAATATCACAGGCTATACAAAACAGTATGCTTGCGGAAAAAACCCGAGATTTCTTCGTTCTAATTTAACGAAAAGCACTGTATATGCGGAATTAAAAAAAGAGCTACAGCAAGGAAATCCGTGGTCGGGTGTTTTTATTAATAAAAAGAAGTCTGGGCAGCTTTGGCATTCCTCAATTACGATTACGCCGATTAAAATAAAAGATAGCACTTACTATGTCGGGATTTTCCGCGAGTTAGAAACGTTAAAAGAAGGATCATATATTTCTAGAGAACAAGCAACGGAAATGAAAAGAGAAATTTTAAAAGTCCTGGCTATATCTTGTGAAATTCGTGACCCTGGAATAGAAGGTCATTTAATGAGAGTGCAAAAGTTTACAGAGGAGCTCGTTTATTTTCATAATGAGAGATGCCAATTAAATTTACAAAAGGGATATATGAATAATATCATTAATGCAAGCATCCTTCATGATATTGGAAAAGCTGGGATTCCTGAAGGGATTTTATATAAACCGGGCCCACTCACCCATTATGAACAGATGATCATTGAAACCCATCCATTAATTGGTGTGGATATGTTGGATAAGATTTCAAAAGATATTGAACTGGACTTGCTTCAGAAAAGCTTTGCGATTGCACGAAATGTTATCTTATACCATCATGAAAAATGGGACGGAACCGGGTACCCGTATAAGCTAAAAGGAAACGATATCCCGTTTGAAGCAAGAATAATCAGTATTGTCGATGTGTTTGATGCTCTCATAAGTAGACGCTCTTATAAAGAAGCATGGCCGATGGAAAAAGCACTGGACTTCTTAAAGGAAAACAGCGGAAAGCATTTTGACCCAGAGCTTGTTGAATCATTTATTATGATGAAGGAGTCCAAAAACAAGCAAAATGAACAAGACGACTATCCAATGAGTCAAGAAAGAGCATTATAA
- a CDS encoding aspartyl-tRNA(Asn)/glutamyl-tRNA(Gln) amidotransferase subunit B (product_source=KO:K02434; cath_funfam=1.10.10.410; cog=COG0064; ko=KO:K02434; pfam=PF02637,PF02934; smart=SM00845; superfamily=55931,89095; tigrfam=TIGR00133), which translates to MNFETVIGLEVHVELKTKSKIFSSAPNAFGAEPNTNTTVIDLGYPGVLPVLNKEAVEFAMKAAMALNCEIATDTKFDRKNYFYPDNPKAYQISQYDKPIGQNGWIEIEVNGKKKKIGITRLHLEEDAGKLTHSSEGYSLVDFNRQGTPLIEIVSEPDIRSPEEAYAYLEKLKSIIQYTGVSDCKMEEGSLRCDANISLRPIGQKEFGTKTELKNLNSFNFVRKGLEYEQKRQEQVLLSGGVIQQETRRFDEATGKTILMRVKEGSEDYRYFPEPDLVALHIDDEWKERVRASIPELPDARQKRYIEELGLPAYDAKVLTLTKEMSDFFEATVAAGADAKLASNWLMGEVSGYLNAEQKELSEVALTPESLAGMIKLIEKGTISSKIAKKVFKELIEKGGDPEKIVKEKGLVQISDEGTIRKLVIEALDENPQSVEDFKNGKDRAIGFLVGQIMKKTKGQANPQMVNKLLLEEIKKL; encoded by the coding sequence ATGAACTTTGAAACGGTCATTGGTCTTGAAGTCCATGTCGAGTTGAAAACGAAGTCTAAAATTTTCTCAAGTGCTCCAAACGCATTTGGAGCAGAGCCTAACACAAATACAACGGTTATCGACCTCGGTTATCCAGGTGTTCTTCCGGTTCTAAACAAAGAAGCCGTTGAATTTGCCATGAAAGCGGCAATGGCGCTTAATTGCGAAATCGCAACAGATACAAAGTTTGACCGGAAAAACTATTTCTATCCAGACAATCCGAAGGCATACCAAATTTCACAATATGATAAGCCAATTGGCCAAAACGGTTGGATTGAAATTGAAGTAAATGGGAAGAAAAAGAAAATCGGAATTACTCGCTTGCACCTTGAAGAGGATGCAGGGAAACTAACACACTCTAGTGAGGGCTATTCTTTAGTTGATTTCAACCGTCAAGGGACCCCTCTTATTGAAATCGTGTCTGAGCCTGATATTCGCTCCCCTGAAGAAGCATACGCTTATTTAGAAAAATTAAAATCTATTATCCAATATACTGGTGTGTCTGATTGCAAGATGGAGGAAGGCTCACTTCGCTGTGATGCGAACATTTCCCTTCGTCCAATCGGTCAAAAAGAATTTGGGACAAAAACAGAGTTGAAAAACTTAAACTCGTTCAACTTTGTTCGCAAAGGTCTAGAATATGAGCAAAAGCGTCAAGAGCAAGTCCTTTTATCTGGCGGCGTTATCCAACAAGAAACACGTCGGTTTGATGAAGCAACAGGAAAAACCATTTTAATGCGTGTCAAAGAAGGTTCTGAAGACTACCGCTACTTCCCAGAGCCAGACCTTGTCGCTCTTCACATTGATGATGAGTGGAAAGAGCGCGTTCGCGCATCGATTCCAGAGCTTCCAGACGCTCGCCAAAAGCGCTATATTGAAGAGCTGGGTTTACCAGCATATGATGCAAAAGTATTAACACTGACAAAAGAAATGTCCGATTTCTTCGAAGCAACCGTTGCAGCTGGCGCCGATGCTAAGCTTGCCTCTAACTGGCTAATGGGTGAAGTATCTGGATACTTAAATGCTGAACAAAAAGAGCTATCAGAAGTGGCGTTAACACCTGAAAGCCTTGCTGGTATGATCAAACTCATTGAAAAAGGAACAATCTCATCCAAAATCGCGAAGAAAGTATTTAAAGAACTGATCGAAAAAGGCGGAGACCCAGAAAAAATCGTCAAAGAAAAAGGGCTTGTCCAAATTTCTGACGAAGGCACTATTCGCAAGCTGGTCATCGAGGCATTAGATGAAAACCCACAATCTGTTGAAGACTTCAAAAACGGTAAAGATCGTGCCATTGGCTTCTTAGTCGGACAAATCATGAAGAAGACGAAAGGACAAGCCAACCCACAAATGGTTAATAAGTTATTACTTGAAGAGATTAAAAAGCTGTAA
- a CDS encoding aspartyl-tRNA(Asn)/glutamyl-tRNA(Gln) amidotransferase subunit A (product_source=KO:K02433; cath_funfam=3.90.1300.10; cog=COG0154; ko=KO:K02433; pfam=PF01425; superfamily=75304; tigrfam=TIGR00132) produces MSLFDHKISELKEMLHKKEIQVSELVDESYRRIEEVEGKVDAFLTLDEERARQKAKELDEQIGNKDEYGLLFGMPIGIKDNIVTKGLRTTCASKILENFDPIYDATVINKLHDAEAITIGKLNMDEFAMGSSNENSGFKKTKNPWDLERVPGGSSGGSAAAVAAGEVPFALGSDTGGSIRQPAAFCGVVGLKPTYGRVSRFGLVAFASSLDQIGPITRTVEDNAYLLQVIAGVDKMDSTSANVDVPDYLSALTGDVKGLKIALPKEYLGEGVSEEARQSVLNALKVLEGLGAAWEEVSLPHSKYGIATYYLLASSEASANLARFDGVRYGYRTDNAENLIDMYKETRAEGFGDEVKRRIMLGTFALSSGYYDAYYKKAQQVRTLIKKDFEDVFEKYDVIIGPTTPTPAFKIGEKIDDPLTMYANDILTINVNLAGVPAISVPCGFANGLPLGLQIIGKHFDESTVYRVAHAFEQATDFHKQKPEL; encoded by the coding sequence ATGTCGTTATTTGACCATAAAATTTCAGAACTAAAGGAAATGTTACATAAAAAAGAAATACAAGTATCCGAATTAGTTGACGAATCATATCGTCGTATTGAAGAAGTAGAAGGTAAAGTTGATGCATTTTTAACATTAGATGAAGAAAGAGCTCGTCAAAAGGCAAAAGAGCTAGATGAACAAATTGGAAACAAAGATGAATACGGGCTGCTTTTTGGTATGCCAATTGGAATTAAAGATAACATCGTAACGAAAGGTTTACGTACAACATGTGCAAGTAAAATTTTAGAGAACTTTGATCCGATTTACGATGCAACCGTTATTAATAAGCTTCACGATGCTGAAGCTATCACAATCGGTAAATTAAATATGGATGAGTTTGCAATGGGTTCTTCCAACGAAAACTCTGGATTTAAAAAGACGAAAAACCCTTGGGATTTAGAAAGAGTACCTGGTGGTTCAAGCGGTGGTTCAGCAGCAGCTGTTGCGGCAGGTGAAGTACCATTTGCATTAGGTTCAGATACAGGTGGATCGATTCGTCAACCAGCGGCATTTTGTGGTGTTGTTGGTTTAAAGCCGACATACGGTCGTGTATCTCGCTTTGGTTTAGTTGCATTTGCTTCCTCTTTAGATCAAATTGGACCAATTACTCGTACAGTTGAAGACAATGCCTATTTACTTCAAGTGATTGCTGGTGTAGATAAAATGGATTCTACTTCTGCTAATGTAGATGTTCCAGACTATCTTTCTGCTTTAACAGGAGATGTTAAGGGATTAAAAATTGCACTTCCGAAAGAATATTTAGGTGAAGGTGTAAGCGAGGAAGCACGTCAATCTGTTTTAAATGCTTTAAAAGTGCTTGAAGGTTTAGGAGCAGCTTGGGAAGAAGTATCTCTTCCACACTCCAAATACGGGATCGCTACATATTACTTACTTGCTTCTTCAGAAGCATCTGCGAACTTAGCTCGTTTTGACGGTGTACGATATGGTTATCGAACTGACAATGCTGAAAACTTAATTGATATGTATAAAGAAACACGTGCGGAAGGCTTCGGAGATGAAGTAAAACGTCGTATTATGCTTGGTACATTCGCTCTAAGCTCTGGTTATTACGATGCGTACTACAAAAAAGCACAACAAGTTCGTACATTAATTAAGAAAGATTTTGAAGATGTATTTGAAAAATATGATGTCATTATCGGACCAACAACACCGACACCAGCCTTTAAAATCGGCGAAAAAATTGATGATCCACTCACAATGTATGCAAATGATATTTTAACCATTAACGTCAACCTTGCCGGTGTTCCTGCTATTTCCGTACCTTGCGGCTTTGCAAACGGCTTACCACTTGGTTTACAAATTATCGGCAAACACTTTGATGAAAGCACTGTATATCGTGTTGCACATGCATTCGAACAAGCAACAGACTTCCATAAACAAAAACCGGAACTGTAA
- a CDS encoding aspartyl-tRNA(Asn)/glutamyl-tRNA(Gln) amidotransferase subunit C (product_source=KO:K02435; cog=COG0721; ko=KO:K02435; pfam=PF02686; superfamily=141000; tigrfam=TIGR00135) yields the protein MSRISKEQVKHVAHLARLAISEEEAEMFTSQLDAIITFAEQLNELDTENVEPTSHVLDMKNVMREDEPEQGLPREEVLKNAPDHKDGQFRVPSILE from the coding sequence TTGTCACGTATTTCTAAAGAGCAAGTAAAACACGTGGCGCATCTTGCTAGACTTGCGATTTCCGAAGAAGAAGCTGAAATGTTTACAAGTCAGCTTGATGCGATTATTACTTTCGCTGAACAGTTAAACGAATTAGACACTGAAAATGTTGAACCTACTTCTCACGTATTAGATATGAAAAATGTGATGAGAGAAGATGAACCAGAACAAGGTCTTCCAAGAGAAGAAGTATTAAAAAATGCCCCAGATCATAAAGATGGACAATTTCGTGTACCATCCATTCTGGAATAA